The Deinococcus hopiensis KR-140 sequence GCTCGCCCAGCACGTCGCCAATGTGGGCGACACGCGCACGCTGGTGATTCACCCGGCCAGTACCACACACTCACAGCTTGACGAGGTGACGCAGGCTGCAGCGGGGGTCACGCCCGGCCTGGTCCGCGTCTCGGTGGGCATCGAGCATATCGACGACATCCGCGAGGACTTCGCGCAGGCGCTCGCCACGGCGCTGGTGGACGCCGAGAGCGTATGACGGCTGTGACGCTCTCCCCTGACCTTTCGCCTCCCCCCCCGCCCGAGCGATGTTTTCGGCAGCAGACGGCGCTGCTGTTCCGGCAGGCACCGCTGCTGCTGGACTGCGGACAGCCCGTCAATGACGTGCGGGTGGCCTACCACACCTACGGCACGCCCTCGGAACACGCGGTGCTCGTGCTGCACGCGCTGACGGGCACGAGCGCCGTGCATGAGTGGTGGCCGGACTTTCTGGGCGAGGGCCGTCCCCTGGACCCCACCCGGGACTACATCGTGTGCGCCAATGTACTGGGCGGCTGTGCGGGCACCACGGGTCCGGCGGAACTGCCCCAGATCGGCAGCGGGGACGCGCCCCTCACCCTGCGTGATATGGCGCGGGTGGGGCGGGCGCTGCTGGAACACCTGGGCGTGCGGCGCGTCTCGGTGGTGGGGGCGAGCATGGGTGGCATGTTGGCCTACGCCTGGCTGCTGGAATGCCCCGATCTGGTGGACCGGGCGCTGATCGTCGGGGCCCCCGCGCGCCACTCGCCCTGGGCGATTGGGCTGAACACGGCCGCCCGGAATGCCATCCAGGCGGCTCCCGGTGGCGAGGGCCTGAAGGTGGCGCGGCAGATCGCCATGCTGAGTTACCGCTCGCCTGAGAGCTTCGCGCTGACGCAGGCGGGGACGAGCCACCGTCGGCCCGGCGCCCCTGCCATCACCACCTACCTCGAACACCAGGGCGAGAAGCTGGCAAACCGCTTCTGCGAGCGCAGCTACCTCGCCCTGACGGGCGCGATGGACCGCTTTCAGCCGAGCGACGCCGAACTGCAGACCGTCCGCGTGCCGGTCCTGGCGGTGGGCATCTCCAGCGACGTGCTGTACCCACCAGGGGAGGTGTGCGGGCACGCCGCCCTGCTGCCGAACAGCCGGTATCTGGAGCTGCAAAGCCCGCACGGGCACGACGCCTTTCTGATGGACCCGGGTCCGCTGCCCGCCTGGGCGGCGGAGTTTCTGACAGGCTGAGCCGGAGGGGCAGAGCCGGCCGGGGCACCGCGCCCAACCGTACCGCGCCCCGGAGTCGGAGGCGTTCTTGCCCGCCGCGCTGCCCCCAGAACGCGGGCGGGAACAGCACGGAACAGTCAGGCGGTGGTGCTCGGCCGTCCGAACGGGCATAGTGGGACCATTTGAGTCGGTCCGCCCCGGACCCGGCCGAGGTAACCCTGTGAAGACGCTTTTTTCCGTTCTGGACCTGATCAGCCTTCTCCTCTTCGTCCTATACGCCACGCAGCAGGTGCTGAGTGCCCTACAGCGGCGTCCCAAACCGCCCGTCGCGGGGGAGGGCGCTCGCCTCACCTTCCTGATTCCAGCGCTCAACGAGGCGGGCGTGATTGGCCCCACGCTGGACAACCTGCGCCGCACCGTTCCCGGCGCCCGGCTGGTGGTGATCGACGACGCCAGCGACGACGGTACCGCCGAGATCGTGGCGGAGCTTGCCGCCCGTGACCCGCAGGTGCTGCTGCTGCGCCGGCACCTGCCAGGAGCCCGGCAGAACAAAAGCCGGGCGATGAAGTGGGCGGTCGAACACCTGCTGACTGCCGGGCCCCTGGCTGGGCGGGACCTGACGCAGGAAGTCCTGGTGGTGCTGGACGCCGACGGGCAGATTGGCCCCGACTTCGCGCCGCAGGTACGGGGCGCTTTTGCAGACCCCGACGTGATGGCGGCCCAGGGCTGGATGCGCTTTCGGCAGACGGGCGCGCCGGGTGGCTGGGCGGGGGTCTGGAGCCGGATGCTCCTGTTTCAGCAGGACCTGGAGACGTTTATCGTCGGCCGGATTCAGCGGTTGCGCGCGCTTGGACACACGGTGGCCCTGACGGGCAACGGCCAGTGCATGCGCGCGAGCTACGTGGCCGCGCAGCTCGCGCGGGGCGTGGACCCCTGGCCGGACGTGCTGCTCGAAGACTTCGCCAGCGCCCTGGAAGTTCGCCTGCATGACCCCCGCTGGAAAATTGCCCTGCTGACCGCCAAGGTCACGCAGCAGGGCATGGTGGCCTCCGGGCCGCTGATTCGCCAGCGGGCCCGCTGGACGCAGGGCGCGATGCAGTGTCTGCCCTACCTGCCCCGGTTGTGGCGTTCGCCGGCTCATCCTGTCACCCGGGTGGAGTTCAGCTACTTCATCCTCGCGCCGTGGCTGAACATGCTGCTGATCCTGTCGGTCCTCAGCCAGCCCGTGCGGCGGGTGCTGGGGGAGCAGGGCCTGGCATGGCCCACCTGGCTGGGCACCGTCTTCACCGTGCTGCCCCTCGCGCTGCAGCTCAACTGGGCGCTGCGATACCGCGCCGAGCGCGGGCTCTCGTGGTGGACGGTGCCCTACACCCTGCTTAGCCTGCCGGTGTACACGGCGGCACTCCTGAGCAGCACGTTCCTGGCCTACCGCAACCACTTCACTGGACGCCAGGGCTGGTACAAGAGCGTACGCCACGACGAGCCGGGAGGCCAGGAACTCTCGCCCCCCGAGGTTTCCTCGATACAACCCGACCCCCACCTGCGGGCCGCGCCGCAACGCTCGCGGACAGTGGCGAGTTCGGGAGACTGAGCGGAGCGCAGCGCAGAGGGCAGAAAGTGGGATCACCCCGGCTCTCTGCCCTCGTCTTTTGCCCCACCGGACCTATTCCACCGGCTCGCCGCGCTGGAGCCGCACCGCCCGCACGAGGTTCTGATACATCAGGGCGCTGGTCAGGGGACCGACGCCTCCGGGCACGGGGGTCTGCGCCCGCACCGGGAGGTCCGGCACCGCGTCGCCGACCACGCCGCCCTCCTCAGTGGCCTGGACGTTGATGCCCGCGTCAATGATCACGTGATGGGCCTGGACATGCTCCGGCCGCAGCAACCCGGCGCGGCCCACCGCCACGACCACCGCGTCCTGCCCGGCCAGCACCACCGCGAGGTCCCGGGTGTGCTCGTTGCACAGCGTAACCGTCACGCCCCGGTTGTTCAGCATGAAGGCGAGGGGACGGCCCACCGTGCGCCCGGGACCGATGATGGCGGCCCGCAGACCGCGCAAGTCGTCGCCCAACGCCTCCCGGAGCAGAAAGCGCACGCTGCGCGGCGTGGGCGGCAGCAGGGCCTCGGGTTCCCGGCCCGCTGCGATGAGGGCGAGGTTGGCGGGCGTGAGGCCCTCCACGTCCTTCCTCGGCGCAATGTGCAGCAGCGCGGCGTCGGCGTCAAGCCCGGCGGCGAGTGGCAATTCCAGCACGATGCCGTGAACATCCTCGTCGGCCGAGAGACGCTGCAACTCGGCGTGGAGCTCGTCTTGCGTCGTCCCGGTGCCCAGGTCCCGCACGGTGAAGCGCACTCCCAGCCGCCGCGCCCGCCGCGCCTTGCTCTCCACATACACGCGCGAGGCCGGGTCATGGGAGGCCAGCACGCTGACGAGATGCGGCTCAAAGCGTGGCTCCAGAGCGCTCCACCCCGTGAGTGCCTCCCGCACGCCGCGCGTCACCCCGTCGGCGAGGGGCTTGCCGGGCAAGGATTGAGGTTGTTGGTCTGCCATAGGTTCTCCAAGGAAAAGCCGGTGGCCGTTGGCTTTCGGCCTTTCAAACCAGCGGCCACCGGCTCCTAGTGCCGGAAGTGCCGTGAGCCCGTGAATACCATGCTCACGCCGAGTTCGTTGGCGGCGGCGATCACCTCGGGATCACGCTTGGCGCCGCCGGGTTGGAGGACGGCCGTCACGCCTGCGCTCGCCGCGAGGCGCACCACGTCATCAAAGGGGAAAAACGCCTCGGAGGTCAGCACCGCGCCGCGTGCCCGTTCGCCCGCATTGCCCACCGCACGCTCGGCGGCCCAGATGCGGCTCACGGCCCCGGCTCCCAGGCCCACAGTCACGCCGTTCCTTGCCAGAACCACCGCGTTGCTGCGGGCATGCTTGACCACCGCCCAGGCGAAGCGCAGGTCCAGCCACTCCTGCTCGGTGGGCTGGCGCTGGGTGACGACTTCTGGGCACAGGTCCTCCCAGGGGCGCGCGTCGCGGCGCTGCACGGCAAAACCGCCCGACAGCGGGCGCACGTCCAGGGTGCCGGTGTTGGCGTCCGGCGCAGCCGCCAGCACCCGTAGGTCCGGCTTCTTCGCCGCAAACCACTCCACCGCTTCGGGGGTTACGTCAGGCGCGATCAGGACTTCGAGGAAGGTCCCGCGCATGCTCTGGGCCGCCGCGAGGTCCACAGTGCGGCTGACCGCCACCACGCCACCGAAGACGCTGAGGGTGTCGGCGTCCCGGGCCTGTTCCCAGGCGGCCTGCACGTTGTCCGCCACCGCCACACCGCAGGGGTTGGCATGCTTGACGGCCACGCAGACGGCACGCGTGCCTGAGGGCTGGTCTTCCTGCATGGCCAGTTCTGAGGCGAGCGCCCAGGCGGCGTCCGCGTCGGCGTAGTTGTTGAAGCTCATGGGCTTTCCCGCCACCACGCGGGCGTCCAGCACCGGTCCGCGCTCTGAACCGAGACGGTACACCGCGCCGGGCTGGTGGGGGTTTTCACCGTAGCGAACAGAAGCCACACGCGAGAGGTTCAGGGTGAGGTGTTCGGGCAGCCCTTCCCCCGTTTCCCGCACGCCCTCCAGATGGGTGGTGATCGCCGCGTCGTACTCGCTGGTGTGGCGGTAGGCCTTTGCGGCGAGGCGGCGGCGGTCCGCCTGTGACACCTCGGGTTGGAGGGCCAGCGGATAGTCAGCGGGGTCCACGAGCACGAGCACGCCCGCGTGGTTCTTCGCCGCGGCGCGGATCATGGCCGGGCCGCCGATGTCGATGTTCTCGATGACTTCGGCAAAGTCCGCGCCGCGCGCCACCGTCTCCCGGAAGGGGTAGAGGTTGACGCACACGAGGTCAATGGTACCCAGGCTGTGCGCCGCGAGTTCGGCGAGGTGTCCCTCGTCGCGCCGGGCGAGGATGCCGCCGTGGATGGCGGGGTGCAGCGTCTTGACGCGCCCATCCAGAATCTCGGGAAAGCCGGTCACGTCGCTGACCGCCGTGGCCGCGATGCCCGCCGCGCGCAGGGTGGCAAGGGTGCCGCCCGTGCTCAGAACTTCCCAGCCCGCGCCCACGAGCGCCCGCGCGAAGTCCCCGATGCCCGCCTTGTCGCTGACCGAGATCAGTGCCCGTTTTGTCATGTCTGTGCCTCCTGCAAATGCGGACGCGCCCCTGCCTCTTCTGGCATGGTGCTCCGACCCAGGCGCGCGATCCGGGATGTGCTGGGGGCTTCCCCGTGGTCCGCTCCACGTTCAGCGCCAGTCGCCCCCGCCGCAGGCCAGCATACAGGGTGGGGCGCGGGACTACGGCCCCACGGCGATCGCCTCCACCTCCACCAGCAGTTCCGGCCGCACCAGCCGCGCCACCTGCACCGCGCTGCTTGCAGGCGGCGCGGCCACATCGACAAACTCGTCGCGCACCGCGCGCAGCTGGGGCAGGTGCGTCATATCGGTCAGGAAAAGGGTGAGCTTGACCACAGCACCGAAGGTCAGGCCCACTTCCGAGAGCGCCGCCCCGATGTTGCGGAAGACCTGCCGGGCCTGTGCGGTGAAGTCGCCCTCGCCCACCACCTGCCCGGCGGGGTCCACCGCGATCTGCCCGGAGAGGTAAATGGTGCGGCCTCCCCGGACCTCGGCGAGGTGGGAATAACCGGCAGCTTTGCCAAGGGCGGGCACGTTGACGAGGCGGATGGAAGGCGTGTCGCTCACGCCCTTATCCTCCGGCAAATCGGTCAGTTGCTGTTCCCCGAGCCGTCTGGCCCCGGATGAAGCAGGGCCGGGTCGGTCACCGGAGCCGTCTCTCCCGCCACCCCGATCACGCGGCGCAGTTCCTCCAGCACCGCGCGTTCCTTGTCGTTGACCTGCTCGCCGCCGAAGCCCAGGAAACCACCCTCTTTGGCGGCCTCGGCGGTGCGCTGCGCCACGGTCAGCAGCAGGCGGCGGTAGGCAGCCGCGTCCTCAGCGCTGGCCTTGCTGCTCACCAGCCACACGGCCTGACGCACGCCCTCCACGCTGCGGTCCCGGGCCTCATCCATGCTGCGCGTCCGCTCCTCTCGGGGCAGGGTTTTGGGATCGGGGGGTGTGCCCATCAGATCGGCGGCCATGGCCTCAAGCAGGGGCGTTCGGCCTGAGGCGCTGACCTGCTCGCGGAGAGCGGTGGCGATGGCCTGGGCCTCGGCCACGAGCCCAGTCACGCCGCTGGGGCTGGCGGCCACCACCGCCGCGCCCGCACGGCCTGGACCAGTCATGACCTTGAACCACTCGTCGGGGGTGAAGTTGTCCTTGACGCTCATGGGGGCACCTTAAGCCGGGCACCACGCCCTCCCCCATCAGCGTCCCTTCACCCTTCACCCTTCCGGGACCCCGCCTCCGTATCGTGAGCGCATGACGGCGGAGGGTGGAGCAGCGGAGGGCGAGAACGAGATCCGGGTGTCGTCGTGGCCCGAACTGCACGAGGTGCTGTACGGCGAGTCGTGGAACGCGCAACTGGGACGCTTTCGCTCGCCGTTCGTGTTCCGGGGGCAGGCGCGGGCGGACGCCAAGCTGACGACCACGTTGCAGCGGCTGGGGGGTGAAATCCGGGAGGTAGAGCGGCACCTCCTGCGCAACTTTCGCAAGTATGCCTACAAGAGCGGCGTGGACCGGGACCTGTCGTGGTACTGGCTGGCGGTGGGGCAGCACCACGGCCTGCCGACGCGGCTGCTCGACTGGACCTCCTCGCCCCTGGTGGCGATGCACTTCGCCACGGCCTCCGAGCGGCAATACGACGTGGACGGCGTGATCTGGATGGTGAACTTCGTGCAAACCAACGACAGCCTGCCCCAGCCGTTACAAGACGTGCTGCGGGCCGAGGGCGCAGACCTCTTTACCGTGGACATGCTCGCCGCGTACTCCCGGCAGTGGCAGCGTGAGGAAGGCGTGCCGCGCTCCACATTCGATCTGGACTGGCTGGAGAACCTGGAGCGGGAAGCCGAGCAGCCCTTCTTGCTGTTTCTGGAGCCGCCTTCCATCGACGAGCGGATCGTGCAGCAAGCGGCGCTGTTCTCACTGCTCTCCAACCCCGACACGGCGCTGGACGACTGGCTGGCGGACCATCCCGAGCGCTACCGCCGGGTGATCCTGCCCGCCGCCCTGAAGTGGGAAATCCG is a genomic window containing:
- a CDS encoding homoserine O-acetyltransferase family protein, with product MTAVTLSPDLSPPPPPERCFRQQTALLFRQAPLLLDCGQPVNDVRVAYHTYGTPSEHAVLVLHALTGTSAVHEWWPDFLGEGRPLDPTRDYIVCANVLGGCAGTTGPAELPQIGSGDAPLTLRDMARVGRALLEHLGVRRVSVVGASMGGMLAYAWLLECPDLVDRALIVGAPARHSPWAIGLNTAARNAIQAAPGGEGLKVARQIAMLSYRSPESFALTQAGTSHRRPGAPAITTYLEHQGEKLANRFCERSYLALTGAMDRFQPSDAELQTVRVPVLAVGISSDVLYPPGEVCGHAALLPNSRYLELQSPHGHDAFLMDPGPLPAWAAEFLTG
- a CDS encoding glycosyltransferase family 2 protein, with protein sequence MKTLFSVLDLISLLLFVLYATQQVLSALQRRPKPPVAGEGARLTFLIPALNEAGVIGPTLDNLRRTVPGARLVVIDDASDDGTAEIVAELAARDPQVLLLRRHLPGARQNKSRAMKWAVEHLLTAGPLAGRDLTQEVLVVLDADGQIGPDFAPQVRGAFADPDVMAAQGWMRFRQTGAPGGWAGVWSRMLLFQQDLETFIVGRIQRLRALGHTVALTGNGQCMRASYVAAQLARGVDPWPDVLLEDFASALEVRLHDPRWKIALLTAKVTQQGMVASGPLIRQRARWTQGAMQCLPYLPRLWRSPAHPVTRVEFSYFILAPWLNMLLILSVLSQPVRRVLGEQGLAWPTWLGTVFTVLPLALQLNWALRYRAERGLSWWTVPYTLLSLPVYTAALLSSTFLAYRNHFTGRQGWYKSVRHDEPGGQELSPPEVSSIQPDPHLRAAPQRSRTVASSGD
- a CDS encoding bifunctional 5,10-methylenetetrahydrofolate dehydrogenase/5,10-methenyltetrahydrofolate cyclohydrolase; translated protein: MADQQPQSLPGKPLADGVTRGVREALTGWSALEPRFEPHLVSVLASHDPASRVYVESKARRARRLGVRFTVRDLGTGTTQDELHAELQRLSADEDVHGIVLELPLAAGLDADAALLHIAPRKDVEGLTPANLALIAAGREPEALLPPTPRSVRFLLREALGDDLRGLRAAIIGPGRTVGRPLAFMLNNRGVTVTLCNEHTRDLAVVLAGQDAVVVAVGRAGLLRPEHVQAHHVIIDAGINVQATEEGGVVGDAVPDLPVRAQTPVPGGVGPLTSALMYQNLVRAVRLQRGEPVE
- the purH gene encoding bifunctional phosphoribosylaminoimidazolecarboxamide formyltransferase/IMP cyclohydrolase gives rise to the protein MTKRALISVSDKAGIGDFARALVGAGWEVLSTGGTLATLRAAGIAATAVSDVTGFPEILDGRVKTLHPAIHGGILARRDEGHLAELAAHSLGTIDLVCVNLYPFRETVARGADFAEVIENIDIGGPAMIRAAAKNHAGVLVLVDPADYPLALQPEVSQADRRRLAAKAYRHTSEYDAAITTHLEGVRETGEGLPEHLTLNLSRVASVRYGENPHQPGAVYRLGSERGPVLDARVVAGKPMSFNNYADADAAWALASELAMQEDQPSGTRAVCVAVKHANPCGVAVADNVQAAWEQARDADTLSVFGGVVAVSRTVDLAAAQSMRGTFLEVLIAPDVTPEAVEWFAAKKPDLRVLAAAPDANTGTLDVRPLSGGFAVQRRDARPWEDLCPEVVTQRQPTEQEWLDLRFAWAVVKHARSNAVVLARNGVTVGLGAGAVSRIWAAERAVGNAGERARGAVLTSEAFFPFDDVVRLAASAGVTAVLQPGGAKRDPEVIAAANELGVSMVFTGSRHFRH
- a CDS encoding RidA family protein, which codes for MSDTPSIRLVNVPALGKAAGYSHLAEVRGGRTIYLSGQIAVDPAGQVVGEGDFTAQARQVFRNIGAALSEVGLTFGAVVKLTLFLTDMTHLPQLRAVRDEFVDVAAPPASSAVQVARLVRPELLVEVEAIAVGP
- a CDS encoding FRG domain-containing protein, which codes for MTAEGGAAEGENEIRVSSWPELHEVLYGESWNAQLGRFRSPFVFRGQARADAKLTTTLQRLGGEIREVERHLLRNFRKYAYKSGVDRDLSWYWLAVGQHHGLPTRLLDWTSSPLVAMHFATASERQYDVDGVIWMVNFVQTNDSLPQPLQDVLRAEGADLFTVDMLAAYSRQWQREEGVPRSTFDLDWLENLEREAEQPFLLFLEPPSIDERIVQQAALFSLLSNPDTALDDWLADHPERYRRVILPAALKWEIRDKLDQSNITERTLFPGLEGLGQSLSRYYRIREGALVNPATAGAQEDPEPDQPHSDAR